A single region of the Parasphingorhabdus litoris DSM 22379 genome encodes:
- the gatB gene encoding Asp-tRNA(Asn)/Glu-tRNA(Gln) amidotransferase subunit GatB — protein sequence MTESTYRIQGATGEWEVVIGLEVHAQITSNAKLFSGASTEFGAEPNTQVSLVDAAMPGMLPVLNKECVRQAVRTGLALNAQINKYSRFDRKNYFYADLPQGYQISQLYHPIVGEGKVEISLDEKDPDAHGKTVGVERIHIEQDAGKLMHDQHPTMSYVDLNRCGVALMEIVSMPDMTSPKEAAAYVRKLRSILRYVGSCDGNMEQGSMRADVNVSVRKPGEKLGIRTETKNVNSLRFIQQVIEYEAQRQVDVLEEGGEIVQETRLFDPDRNETRSMRSKEDAHDYRYFPDPDLLPLELEEDFIFDCKASLPELPDEKRARYKSVLGLSAYNAAVLTAEHETALWFEELLETTDEPEKIASSAANWLTSELFGALNKMGLSIEQSPVSPQQAAELLGLIADGTISGKIAKQVFEIMLETGDGAAKIVDEKGLKQESDTGAIEKVIADVMAANEDKVAEYRGGKDKLFGFFVGQTMKAMQGKANPQVVNELLKKTLGPAG from the coding sequence ATGACTGAATCAACATATCGTATCCAGGGTGCAACCGGCGAATGGGAGGTCGTTATCGGCCTTGAAGTGCACGCCCAGATCACCTCAAATGCAAAGCTCTTTTCGGGAGCTTCCACCGAATTCGGCGCGGAACCTAATACGCAGGTAAGCCTCGTCGACGCCGCAATGCCCGGTATGCTACCAGTATTGAACAAGGAATGTGTTCGTCAGGCCGTAAGGACTGGCCTTGCTCTCAACGCCCAGATCAACAAATATTCGCGTTTCGACCGGAAAAACTATTTCTACGCCGATCTGCCGCAAGGCTATCAGATTTCCCAACTTTATCATCCGATTGTGGGTGAGGGGAAAGTCGAGATTTCTCTCGATGAAAAAGACCCCGATGCCCATGGCAAGACTGTAGGCGTTGAACGTATCCATATCGAACAGGATGCCGGCAAGCTGATGCATGATCAGCATCCGACAATGAGCTATGTCGATCTCAACCGCTGCGGCGTCGCCTTGATGGAAATCGTATCGATGCCGGACATGACATCACCTAAAGAAGCAGCAGCTTATGTCCGTAAGCTCAGATCAATTCTGCGTTATGTGGGCAGCTGTGACGGCAATATGGAGCAGGGTTCCATGCGCGCAGACGTCAATGTTTCCGTCCGCAAACCCGGCGAAAAATTGGGTATTCGTACCGAGACCAAGAACGTCAACTCCCTGCGCTTCATTCAGCAGGTCATTGAATATGAAGCCCAGCGTCAGGTCGACGTGCTGGAAGAGGGCGGTGAAATAGTTCAGGAAACGCGGCTGTTTGATCCGGACCGGAACGAAACCCGCTCCATGCGCTCCAAGGAAGATGCGCATGATTATCGTTATTTCCCTGATCCCGACTTGTTGCCGCTGGAATTGGAAGAAGACTTTATCTTCGACTGTAAGGCCAGCTTGCCGGAACTCCCGGACGAAAAACGGGCACGGTATAAAAGTGTTCTAGGTCTCAGCGCCTATAATGCAGCGGTTCTGACGGCCGAGCATGAAACGGCACTCTGGTTCGAAGAATTGCTGGAAACGACCGATGAACCAGAAAAAATCGCAAGTTCAGCAGCCAACTGGCTGACATCTGAGCTATTTGGTGCGCTCAACAAAATGGGACTGTCCATTGAGCAAAGCCCGGTATCCCCGCAGCAAGCGGCGGAATTGCTTGGCTTGATCGCGGACGGCACAATCTCCGGTAAAATTGCCAAACAGGTTTTCGAAATCATGCTCGAAACCGGTGATGGCGCCGCCAAGATCGTTGATGAAAAGGGCCTGAAACAGGAATCCGACACCGGTGCAATCGAGAAAGTCATCGCTGACGTCATGGCGGCAAATGAAGACAAGGTCGCCGAATATCGCGGCGGAAAGGACAAATTATTCGGTTTCTTCGTTGGTCAAACCATGAAAGCGATGCAAGGAAAGGCTAATCCACAGGTCGTAAATGAGCTTCTGAAAAAGACGCTTGGTCCAGCAGGCTAA
- the gatC gene encoding Asp-tRNA(Asn)/Glu-tRNA(Gln) amidotransferase subunit GatC — translation MSVDKETVKKIASLSRIAVTEAEADALVPELNNILGWVEQLGEVDCSKVEPMTAVIPNKLRLRDDVVSDGNVRDKVLANAPVAEHGFFGVPKVIE, via the coding sequence ATGTCAGTCGATAAAGAAACCGTCAAAAAGATCGCAAGCCTGTCTCGGATCGCCGTAACTGAGGCAGAAGCCGACGCATTGGTGCCAGAGCTCAACAACATCCTTGGATGGGTCGAGCAACTGGGCGAAGTGGATTGCTCAAAGGTTGAGCCGATGACCGCGGTGATCCCCAACAAACTGCGCTTGCGCGATGACGTGGTCAGTGATGGCAATGTCCGTGACAAGGTTCTTGCCAATGCGCCGGTGGCTGAACACGGCTTCTTTGGCGTGCCGAAGGTGATCGAATAA
- the gatA gene encoding Asp-tRNA(Asn)/Glu-tRNA(Gln) amidotransferase subunit GatA — MAEIFELGIAGIRTGITSGDFTAKEVAETFIDRVSAAKSLNAVLVETPDHALAAAEATDKAKAAGETLGKMAGVPIGMKDLFCTEGVATTAASLILDGFTPQYESTVSANLFKAGAGMLGKLNMDQFAMGSSNETSAFGNVISPWRRNDGGNTDLAPGGSSGGSAAVVSGRICPAATGTDTGGSIRQPAAFVGITGFKPTYGRCSRWGTIAFASSLDQAGPMAHDVRDCAIMLESMAGFDPKDSTSLDLPVPEWESGLKSDLTGKRIGIPKEYRVDNMPPEIDALWQQGIEWLKDAGAKIVDVSLPHTKYALPAYYIIAPAEASSNLARYDGVRYGMRDLPDGAGLQDMYAATRESGFGPEVKRRIMIGTYVLSAGYYDAYYTQAQKVRTLISQDFDKAWESCDLLLTPTAPSAAFGLGEKTDPLAMYLNDVFTVPSSLAGLPAMSVPAGLDEQGLPLGLQIIGKALDEQGVFNAGLALEERAGFVAKPEQWW, encoded by the coding sequence ATGGCTGAGATTTTTGAACTGGGCATTGCGGGCATCCGCACAGGCATCACTTCTGGCGATTTTACCGCCAAAGAAGTGGCAGAGACATTTATAGACCGAGTGAGCGCGGCAAAGTCGCTGAACGCAGTGCTGGTGGAGACGCCGGACCATGCGCTGGCGGCTGCCGAAGCAACCGACAAGGCCAAAGCAGCCGGCGAAACGCTCGGCAAAATGGCTGGCGTGCCGATTGGCATGAAAGACCTGTTCTGCACCGAGGGCGTCGCAACGACGGCCGCAAGCTTAATTCTGGACGGTTTCACACCACAATATGAATCCACAGTGTCAGCAAACCTTTTCAAGGCAGGTGCTGGCATGCTCGGCAAGCTGAACATGGACCAGTTTGCCATGGGGTCTTCCAACGAAACCAGCGCTTTTGGCAATGTCATATCGCCATGGCGTCGCAATGATGGCGGTAATACCGATCTGGCACCGGGCGGTTCTTCGGGTGGCAGTGCAGCGGTTGTGTCTGGGCGTATTTGTCCTGCAGCCACGGGAACCGATACGGGCGGTTCTATCCGCCAACCTGCCGCGTTTGTAGGCATTACCGGTTTCAAGCCTACTTATGGACGTTGTTCACGGTGGGGTACGATTGCTTTTGCCAGCTCGCTCGATCAGGCTGGCCCGATGGCGCATGATGTGCGTGATTGTGCGATAATGCTGGAATCCATGGCGGGCTTTGATCCCAAGGATTCCACTTCGCTTGATTTGCCGGTTCCCGAATGGGAATCAGGCCTGAAAAGCGATCTCACCGGCAAGCGTATCGGTATCCCCAAGGAATATCGGGTCGATAATATGCCGCCCGAAATTGATGCATTGTGGCAGCAAGGCATTGAGTGGCTGAAAGACGCCGGCGCGAAAATCGTCGATGTGTCTTTGCCGCACACCAAATATGCGTTACCAGCCTATTACATCATCGCGCCAGCAGAGGCATCATCCAATCTCGCGCGTTATGATGGTGTGCGTTACGGAATGCGCGATCTGCCGGACGGGGCAGGGCTGCAGGACATGTATGCCGCCACCCGCGAATCCGGCTTTGGCCCCGAGGTAAAACGCCGTATCATGATCGGCACCTATGTGCTGTCAGCAGGTTATTATGACGCCTATTACACACAAGCACAGAAAGTGCGGACCCTGATCTCGCAGGATTTCGACAAGGCCTGGGAAAGCTGTGACCTGCTGCTGACGCCAACCGCGCCGAGTGCTGCCTTTGGATTGGGTGAGAAAACCGATCCGCTGGCAATGTATCTAAATGACGTGTTCACGGTGCCAAGCTCGCTGGCGGGATTGCCAGCCATGTCGGTGCCCGCTGGACTGGACGAGCAGGGGCTTCCTCTCGGATTGCAGATTATTGGTAAGGCACTGGACGAACAGGGCGTGTTTAACGCCGGTCTGGCGCTGGAAGAACGGGCCGGCTTTGTCGCGAAGCCGGAGCAGTGGTGGTAA
- a CDS encoding aspartate carbamoyltransferase catalytic subunit has product MTIDQTGSPPTAGHQFPAGSDAFPHRHLLGIAGLQPWEILFLLKEAEQWVELNRQSSKHVDRLDGLTVINAFFENSTRTLLSFEIAGKRLGADVVNMHAAQSSVKKGETLIDTAVTLNAMRADAIVIRHASSGAVQLIADKVDCPVLNAGDGSHEHPTQGLLDALTIQRRKGDISGLTITICGDVMHSRVARSNIYCLTTLGAKVRVCAPTSLLPAALDRMNVEAFSNFEQALEGTDVVMMLRLQNERMNGDFIPSPREFHHLYGLTRERLKLAKPDALVMHPGPMNRGVEITSDIADDLDRSAITEQVEMGVAVRMACLDVLTRRSRGVEGWS; this is encoded by the coding sequence ATGACAATTGATCAAACAGGTTCACCACCGACGGCCGGGCATCAGTTTCCCGCGGGATCGGACGCTTTTCCACATCGCCATCTATTGGGTATCGCAGGGTTGCAGCCCTGGGAGATACTGTTTTTGCTGAAAGAGGCGGAACAATGGGTTGAGCTGAACCGCCAATCCAGCAAACATGTCGACCGGCTTGACGGCCTGACCGTCATCAACGCCTTTTTCGAAAACAGTACACGCACGCTGCTATCTTTCGAAATTGCCGGCAAACGATTGGGCGCGGATGTCGTCAACATGCATGCCGCGCAATCCAGCGTCAAAAAGGGTGAAACCCTTATCGATACGGCGGTCACACTCAATGCTATGCGGGCCGATGCCATCGTCATTCGCCATGCCAGTTCTGGCGCGGTGCAATTAATCGCCGACAAAGTCGATTGCCCTGTACTCAATGCCGGTGATGGCAGCCACGAGCACCCAACCCAGGGCTTGCTTGATGCGCTGACCATTCAGAGGCGCAAGGGCGACATTAGCGGGCTGACAATTACAATCTGCGGCGATGTCATGCACAGCAGGGTCGCCCGTTCCAACATTTACTGCCTGACCACATTGGGTGCAAAAGTGCGGGTTTGCGCACCAACATCGCTTCTACCCGCAGCGCTCGACCGGATGAATGTAGAGGCTTTCTCGAATTTTGAACAAGCACTTGAAGGTACGGATGTCGTGATGATGCTGCGGCTACAGAATGAGCGGATGAACGGCGATTTCATCCCCAGTCCCAGAGAGTTTCATCATCTTTATGGTTTGACGAGAGAGCGCCTAAAACTTGCTAAACCCGACGCACTGGTCATGCATCCCGGCCCAATGAACCGTGGTGTCGAAATCACCAGCGACATTGCGGATGATCTGGATCGGTCCGCAATTACAGAACAGGTCGAAATGGGTGTGGCTGTACGCATGGCATGTCTGGATGTTTTAACCCGGCGATCACGCGGTGTGGAGGGATGGTCATGA
- a CDS encoding DUF3089 domain-containing protein has protein sequence MARKFLYFVAIMVVLVLAGAFVLRVYGEELAEVVFVPDTEFQAQEVLEDSIYADVSMWYARPEIKKGNPALWLPQGYESNGNAPDKDQRAAIFFVHPTSFINKDKWNAPLGDKETEDRTKIFLRGQASAFNKAGDVWAPRYRQATLGAFLTEKKEGQQALDAAYEDVLIAFDYFIREVPDDRPIILAGHSQGSLHLTNLLKDRVAGTPLANRIVAAYVVGWPVSVEADVPALGLDICESAEQSNCLLSWESFAEPADYGRIVEVYDTTIGFNGEPRKDTNLLCTNPINGDTNSESPAELNLGTLVPNDELSDATLVAGAVPARCDDRGFLLIGDPPDLGPYTLPGNNYHVYDYSLFWRNVREDVMKRMAAFLSR, from the coding sequence TTGGCGCGTAAGTTTCTCTACTTTGTTGCGATCATGGTCGTACTGGTTCTGGCGGGCGCATTTGTGCTGCGTGTCTATGGAGAAGAACTGGCTGAAGTGGTGTTTGTACCTGACACCGAATTTCAGGCTCAGGAAGTGCTGGAAGACAGTATCTATGCCGATGTTTCGATGTGGTATGCCCGTCCCGAAATCAAGAAAGGCAACCCTGCCCTGTGGCTGCCGCAAGGATACGAATCGAACGGAAACGCTCCCGATAAGGACCAGCGTGCCGCAATATTCTTTGTTCACCCGACGTCATTTATCAATAAAGACAAATGGAACGCGCCGCTTGGCGACAAGGAAACCGAGGACCGCACCAAGATATTCCTGCGCGGACAGGCCAGTGCTTTCAACAAGGCCGGTGACGTCTGGGCACCGCGCTATCGTCAAGCCACGCTCGGCGCATTCCTGACCGAGAAAAAGGAGGGGCAGCAAGCTCTGGACGCCGCCTATGAGGATGTTCTGATTGCCTTTGACTATTTCATTCGCGAAGTTCCCGATGACCGCCCGATCATATTGGCCGGACATAGCCAGGGTAGCCTGCATCTGACCAATTTGCTGAAGGACAGAGTCGCGGGCACGCCTTTGGCCAATCGAATCGTCGCTGCCTATGTGGTTGGATGGCCGGTTTCGGTCGAGGCGGATGTCCCGGCGCTTGGCCTCGACATTTGCGAATCCGCCGAGCAATCCAATTGCCTCTTGAGCTGGGAGAGCTTTGCCGAACCGGCCGATTATGGCCGTATCGTCGAGGTTTATGACACAACGATCGGCTTTAACGGCGAGCCGCGCAAGGACACAAATCTACTCTGTACCAATCCGATTAATGGCGACACCAATTCCGAATCTCCGGCAGAACTGAATCTCGGAACACTGGTCCCCAATGATGAATTGAGTGATGCAACATTGGTCGCGGGTGCGGTGCCCGCGCGCTGCGACGATCGCGGATTTCTGCTGATCGGGGATCCACCGGATCTGGGCCCCTACACCCTGCCCGGCAATAATTATCATGTCTATGATTACAGTCTGTTCTGGCGTAACGTTCGCGAAGATGTGATGAAAAGGATGGCTGCATTTCTCTCGCGTTGA
- the ruvX gene encoding Holliday junction resolvase RuvX: protein MTDDRSAFRAALPDGGRLLGLDVGTKTVGMALCDAQWMIATAAETIERRKFSKDLERIKVVIAQQHVVGFVVGLPLNLDGSQSKQTQAAKSFAQNLRPVGLPILLWDERWSTQAVTRDLIAADVSRKRRSEVVDQMAAAYILQGAIDGLAAIE from the coding sequence ATGACAGACGACCGGAGCGCTTTTCGGGCGGCCCTGCCCGATGGCGGGCGCTTGCTCGGGCTTGATGTCGGCACCAAGACGGTGGGCATGGCGCTCTGCGATGCCCAATGGATGATTGCAACGGCTGCCGAGACGATTGAACGCCGCAAGTTTTCAAAAGATCTCGAACGAATCAAGGTGGTCATTGCACAGCAGCATGTTGTCGGTTTTGTCGTTGGCCTTCCGCTCAATCTTGATGGCAGCCAGAGCAAACAGACTCAGGCAGCGAAATCCTTTGCGCAAAATCTGCGCCCCGTTGGCCTTCCCATCCTGCTTTGGGACGAGCGCTGGAGCACGCAGGCCGTCACCCGCGATCTCATCGCTGCCGATGTTAGCCGAAAACGGCGCAGCGAAGTCGTCGATCAAATGGCTGCCGCCTATATTCTTCAGGGAGCGATTGACGGGCTTGCCGCGATAGAATGA
- a CDS encoding SPOR domain-containing protein: MKRDMILKLAASTMVISTTLTGCGPFGGGSVASSSSKPATVKDGAKYAKKAEKALRKGQVEKAIVFAERSVAGVGSDPETRALLGQSYMAAGRFYSAERSFLDAMELGKRDARTILSLSLSQLAQGKANKAKQLIEDNRQFIPTADYGLALALTGDSKSAVEVLEEAIRGANVAGRTRQNLGLAYALDGRWKEAKLMAMQDMTPATVDNRMMQWAHMARPGAYEVRVASLLNVEPVTNDPGQPVRLALNAAPVMPAVAATPAEDYNREVASFDRDMPLPAVGPAPVAESEVDFMAKENDVKVTTVDVPASKPAVKAPVVKPAPAAPEKKFIVEAPAAKPAAAPKAAPVTSAAAQAISAVKPVLQKVAFTPRARSISGNKHLVQLGVFSSPENVERAWDILSKQNKDLASFQYASSTIQRNGKTLYRLAAMGFGNEQSAKDMCVGIKAKGGACIVRNVQNIRPTQMASKAPRKLAAR, encoded by the coding sequence ATGAAACGCGATATGATACTGAAATTGGCCGCATCGACCATGGTCATTTCTACAACCCTGACTGGCTGTGGTCCTTTTGGAGGTGGTTCGGTCGCATCTTCGTCGAGCAAACCTGCTACGGTTAAAGATGGCGCTAAATATGCCAAGAAGGCTGAAAAGGCGCTTCGCAAGGGCCAGGTTGAAAAAGCAATTGTTTTTGCCGAGCGCTCTGTCGCCGGCGTGGGTAGCGATCCAGAAACCCGGGCTTTGCTTGGTCAGTCCTATATGGCCGCTGGTCGTTTCTATTCGGCAGAACGCAGTTTTCTTGATGCCATGGAATTGGGTAAAAGGGATGCCCGCACGATTTTGAGCCTCAGTCTGTCGCAATTGGCTCAGGGCAAAGCCAACAAAGCAAAGCAACTGATTGAAGACAACCGTCAGTTCATTCCGACCGCCGACTATGGTCTGGCATTGGCTTTGACCGGTGATTCCAAGTCAGCCGTTGAGGTTCTTGAAGAAGCTATCCGCGGCGCCAATGTTGCGGGCCGTACGCGCCAGAACCTTGGTTTGGCCTATGCATTGGATGGTCGCTGGAAAGAAGCCAAGTTGATGGCAATGCAAGACATGACGCCGGCGACAGTCGACAATCGTATGATGCAGTGGGCACATATGGCGCGGCCAGGGGCTTATGAAGTGCGTGTTGCTTCTTTGCTGAATGTTGAGCCAGTAACCAATGATCCAGGTCAACCGGTTCGTTTGGCCCTCAACGCCGCGCCTGTCATGCCAGCAGTTGCTGCCACACCTGCAGAAGACTATAACCGCGAAGTCGCAAGTTTCGATCGCGATATGCCGCTGCCTGCCGTTGGTCCCGCGCCAGTTGCAGAATCCGAAGTGGATTTCATGGCGAAGGAAAATGATGTCAAAGTTACGACGGTCGATGTTCCTGCGAGTAAGCCAGCCGTGAAGGCACCTGTTGTCAAACCAGCACCAGCTGCTCCAGAGAAAAAATTTATCGTCGAAGCCCCTGCGGCAAAACCGGCGGCTGCGCCAAAAGCGGCTCCCGTTACTTCTGCGGCAGCACAGGCTATCTCAGCGGTTAAACCGGTGTTGCAGAAAGTTGCTTTCACACCGCGGGCACGGTCCATCTCAGGCAACAAGCACTTGGTTCAGCTCGGTGTATTTTCTTCACCTGAGAATGTGGAGCGTGCTTGGGACATCTTATCCAAACAGAACAAGGATCTGGCGTCTTTCCAATATGCTAGCTCTACAATACAGCGGAATGGCAAAACGCTATATCGTCTGGCAGCTATGGGCTTCGGTAACGAACAGTCCGCTAAAGATATGTGCGTCGGCATCAAAGCCAAGGGCGGTGCTTGCATCGTGCGCAATGTGCAAAATATTCGTCCAACCCAGATGGCTAGCAAAGCGCCACGGAAGCTGGCTGCACGCTAA
- a CDS encoding dihydroorotase, translating to MKKTFINAQVLVPRVNTSKSLNVTVEDERITELSDSKPSTDHEIVDCAGALLAPGIIDLGVFAIDKPAFHYGGITRAALMPDQSPVLDLPAMIKHNASEGKPDLWSHPLAAATKGLKGSELAEIGLMKQAGARGVATGRSWISDSGIMLKLLHYCRSLDLPVIVHSEDSGLTSGAVATAGETATRLGLSSAPACAEALSIARDIALVRESGAHVHFRQVTTAQGLEMIRTAKGEQLPVTCGITPAHLFLSDIATSDFRTFAKLSPPLRSEEDRQACLDAVRDGTIDVISSGHDPRGPEDKRLPFAEAEFGMAGAESLLALSLNLVRDGIIDIQRLFELLSATPAKILGVEAGQIAEGYEADLIVIDPEAAWQIDTRKMAASAGNTPFDKLPVQGRVRAIYKGGKAL from the coding sequence ATGAAAAAGACGTTCATCAACGCACAGGTTCTGGTTCCCAGAGTAAATACATCCAAGTCCTTAAATGTCACAGTCGAAGATGAGCGCATTACGGAACTCAGCGACAGTAAACCATCCACAGATCACGAGATTGTAGACTGCGCGGGTGCGTTACTAGCGCCAGGGATTATCGACTTGGGTGTTTTCGCCATCGATAAACCGGCTTTTCACTATGGTGGCATTACTAGAGCGGCCCTGATGCCAGACCAGTCTCCGGTTCTGGATCTGCCAGCGATGATCAAACATAATGCATCGGAAGGGAAACCGGACCTTTGGTCTCATCCCCTTGCCGCCGCGACGAAAGGGCTGAAAGGCTCAGAATTGGCGGAAATTGGGTTGATGAAGCAAGCCGGTGCGCGCGGCGTAGCGACAGGTCGAAGCTGGATTTCGGATAGCGGTATCATGCTTAAACTGCTCCACTATTGCCGGTCACTGGACTTGCCAGTGATCGTTCATAGCGAAGATAGTGGCCTGACTTCTGGCGCTGTAGCGACAGCTGGCGAGACGGCAACACGCCTGGGACTCTCCAGTGCACCAGCCTGTGCAGAAGCGCTGTCCATAGCGCGTGATATTGCACTGGTGCGGGAAAGCGGAGCACATGTTCATTTTCGGCAGGTAACCACCGCCCAAGGCCTTGAAATGATTCGCACGGCAAAGGGTGAGCAATTGCCGGTAACCTGCGGCATAACCCCGGCTCATCTGTTCTTGTCTGATATTGCTACAAGCGATTTCCGAACATTCGCCAAACTATCACCTCCGCTGCGCAGTGAGGAAGATCGCCAAGCGTGTCTCGATGCAGTTAGAGATGGTACGATCGATGTCATTTCTTCCGGCCATGACCCGCGCGGTCCCGAAGATAAGCGCCTGCCTTTCGCCGAAGCTGAGTTTGGCATGGCTGGCGCAGAATCCTTGTTGGCACTTTCGCTCAATCTCGTTCGCGACGGTATAATCGACATTCAACGTCTCTTCGAACTGCTGTCGGCAACACCTGCCAAGATATTGGGCGTCGAGGCCGGTCAAATTGCTGAAGGGTATGAAGCGGATCTGATAGTCATTGATCCGGAAGCGGCTTGGCAGATTGATACACGGAAAATGGCGGCTTCTGCCGGCAATACGCCATTTGACAAGCTACCGGTTCAAGGCCGGGTGCGCGCCATATATAAGGGCGGAAAAGCGCTGTAG
- a CDS encoding flagellar biosynthesis protein FlhF: MSEPKPLASLSSSLLARKGGAKPAMRRQGMAFPTQSDHENEDLGWNDMGYDANPDHNAAPSEEQGPVDADQYHYNPLAGAIPEAVPAVKKQQEEIAAKLSQHPTREAEVAEPEPAPQAQPVAEEPAVPVPLSISREVAPVAENSSIGVAPPPRKKAAEAKKAPKTRRPAQKSRTRKAKAAFTLRLDADRHLKLRLATAVKNVSAQQLVTKAVDEYLRTIPELDDLAERIPSRGAA, from the coding sequence ATGAGCGAGCCAAAGCCACTAGCATCCCTGTCATCATCTCTTCTGGCCAGAAAGGGCGGCGCAAAGCCCGCCATGCGGCGCCAGGGGATGGCATTTCCAACGCAGTCTGATCATGAAAATGAAGATCTGGGTTGGAACGATATGGGCTATGATGCCAATCCAGACCACAACGCTGCGCCATCGGAAGAACAAGGGCCAGTCGATGCGGACCAATATCACTATAATCCTTTAGCTGGTGCCATTCCGGAAGCTGTTCCTGCGGTTAAGAAGCAGCAGGAAGAGATTGCGGCCAAGTTAAGCCAGCACCCAACGCGCGAAGCGGAAGTTGCCGAGCCAGAACCAGCACCTCAGGCTCAGCCTGTTGCTGAGGAACCAGCTGTTCCGGTTCCCCTATCAATTTCTCGTGAAGTCGCGCCTGTGGCTGAAAATTCCAGCATTGGTGTCGCGCCTCCGCCTCGCAAAAAGGCAGCTGAGGCCAAAAAAGCACCAAAGACACGGCGTCCGGCACAAAAGTCACGGACCCGCAAGGCCAAGGCCGCGTTTACCTTACGTTTGGACGCTGACAGGCACCTAAAACTGCGGTTGGCGACGGCTGTGAAGAATGTTTCTGCACAGCAGTTGGTAACCAAAGCCGTGGATGAATATTTGAGGACTATCCCCGAACTTGACGACTTGGCAGAGCGCATTCCGTCACGCGGCGCTGCATAA